The Miscanthus floridulus cultivar M001 chromosome 7, ASM1932011v1, whole genome shotgun sequence genome includes a region encoding these proteins:
- the LOC136463724 gene encoding SUPPRESSOR OF GAMMA RESPONSE 1-like, translating into MARSWLITGRGIAKKIRYAAPSANRQISELIAEARRECPNCSYVIDNSDVAMQWPGLPAGVKFDPSELELLEHLEQKVGLGGSRPHVLIDEFIPTIDNDEGICYSHPENLPGMKTDGSNAHFFHRASNAYGCGQRKRRRIINCSDHTVPDEHVRWHKTGRSKAIYDNGVIKGWKKILVLYKTSQRGGKPDRAKWVMHQYHLGEEENEKDGELVVSKIFCQLPNKSMEISETETTYEEPDAPPSVIGPKTPKTITPQPRHPKNSPCETEQNISILQDQILLDGEGEPTMTIVSLEDDAMNPAWCAVAQEQQVVGEASRAQSNSDEPLLCREDPNSLNDEALLPWDYPILSQCRNEMLDWNLNGYGLPDLHNVDLGTPPDLQLADIQFGSQESLGSWLDRI; encoded by the exons ATGGCAAG GTCATGGCTGATAACTGGTAGGGGAATTGCTAAGAAAATAAGATACGCAGCTCCTAGCGCCAATCGCCAAATAAGTGAACTGATTGCAGAAGCACGGAGGGAATGCCCGAACTGCAGTTATGTTATTGATAACAGTGAT GTTGCCATGCAGTGGCCTGGGCTGCCTGCTGGAGTCAAGTTTGATCCTTCTGAATTGGAGTTGCTTGAACATTTAGAACAAAAGGTCGGCCTGGGAGGTTCAAGACCACATGTGCTCATTGATGAATTTATTCCAACTATAGATAATGATGAGGGAATCTGCTATTCACATCCTGAAAATCTTCCTG GTATGAAAACAGATGGTAGCAATGCTCATTTCTTCCATAGAGCTTCAAACGCGTATGGTTGTGGCCAGCGCAAGCGTCGAAGGATCATCAACTGCAGCGATCACACTGTTCCTGATGAGCATGTGAGATGGCACAAGACAGGGAGATCCAAAGCCATATATGACAATGGTGTTATAAAAGGTTGGAAGAAGATACTGGTGCTGTACAAAACTTCGCAAAGAGGTGGAAAGCCTGATAGAGCTAAATGGGTAATGCACCAGTATCACCTTGGAGAAGAGGAAAACGAAAAGGACGGGGAGCTTGTAGTATCTAAAATCTTCTGCCAGTTGCCAAATAAGAGTATGGAAATTTCTGAAACAGAAACTACTTATGAGGAACCTGATGCACCTCCTTCAGTGATTGGTCCGAAAACCCCAAAGACAATCACACCGCAGCCACGCCATCCTAAAAATAGTCCATGTGAAACTGAGCAGAATATTTCCATCCTGCAGGATCAG ATACTACTGGACGGCGAAGGCGAGCCTACCATGACTATTGTTAGCCTGGAGGATGATGCTATGAACCCTGCATGGTGTGCTGTAGCTCAAGAGCAGCAGGTTGTTGGAGAGGCATCTCGGGCTCAGTCGAACTCAGATGAACCTCTTCTTTGTCGTGAAGACCCAAATTCCTTAAACGACGAAGCATTGCTTCCCTGGGACTATCCGATTCTGTCCCAATGCAGGAATGAGATGCTTGATTGGAACCTGAATGGATACGGGTTGCCTGATCTCCATAATGTGGATCTTGGAACGCCTCCAGATCTTCAGCTTGCT GACATTCAGTTTGGTTCTCAGGAAAGCCTCGGCAGCTGGCTGGATCGCATCTAG